Proteins found in one Zea mays cultivar B73 chromosome 1, Zm-B73-REFERENCE-NAM-5.0, whole genome shotgun sequence genomic segment:
- the LOC100279833 gene encoding Acetylserotonin O-methyltransferase 1-like, with the protein MSSVQEELNNTQDMLQGYVELYNYSLSYVKTMAIGCAIQLGIPSAIHRRGGAATISDIITETGVDPSKLPYLRRLMRVLTVSSILATTGTDETETESDDSTVYKLTPASRLLVSGAGAPTSCDISPMLDLLMRPTTSVATYFSLEEWFKDAGATATLFEVAHGMSPWSLTKNDALYNKTLNDGCAADSNFAMDTLLREPRAAGIFRGLGSLVDVGGGHGAAAMAIARAFPHIRCSVLDLEQVVSGAPDDGTVKFIAGDMFESIPAADCVLLKYVLHCWDDESSVKILRQCKRAIPARDAGGKVVIMNMVVGYGSSDRFVKETQVMCDMWMMRYVGVEREEHEWKRIFLEAGFSDYRITPTALGFQSVIEVFP; encoded by the exons ATGTCGTCTGTCCAGGAGGAGCTTAATAACACACAGGACATGCTCCAAGGTTACGTGGAGCTCTACAATTACAGTCTCTCCTACGTGAAGACCATGGCGATCGGGTGCGCGATCCAGCTAGGCATCCCTAGCGCCATCCACCGCCGAGGTGGGGCAGCAACAATCTCGGACATCATCACCGAGACCGGCGTCGACCCGTCGAAGCTCCCGTATCTCCGACGGCTCATGCGCGTGCTTACCGTCTCCAGCATCTTGGCCACCACAGGCACAGACGAGACTGAGACTGAGAGCGACGACAGTACTGTTTACAAGCTCACTCCGGCGTCCCGCCTCCTCGTAAGCGGCGCGGGGGCACCGACCTCGTGCGACATATCGCCGATGCTGGACCTTCTGATGCGCCCCACTACGTCGGTCGCCACCTACTTCAGCCTGGAAGAGTGGTTCAAGGACGCGGGCGCCACCGCCACGCTCTTCGAGGTGGCGCACGGCATGTCCCCGTGGAGCTTGACGAAGAACGACGCGCTGTACAACAAGACCTTGAACGACGGGTGCGCGGCGGACAGCAACTTCGCCATGGACACGCTCCTGAGAGAGCCCCGGGCCGCGGGTATATTCCGCGGGCTCGGCTCGCTCGTGGACGTCGGCGGCGGCCACGGCGCCGCTGCGATGGCCATCGCTAGGGCCTTCCCGCACATCCGGTGCAGCGTGTTGGACCTCGAGCAGGTGGTCAGCGGGGCACCTGATGATGGCACGGTGAAGTTCATCGCCGGCGACATGTTCGAGTCTATCCCGGCTGCAGATTGTGTCTTGCTTAAG TATGTTCTGCATTGCTGGGACGACGAAAGCAGCGTCAAGATCCTCCGGCAGTGCAAGAGAGCGATCCCTGCAAGAGACGCCGGAGGGAAAGTGGTGATCATGAACATGGTGGTCGGGTACGGTTCGTCAGATAGGTTTGTCAAAGAGACGCAGGTGATGTGCGACATGTGGATGATGCGGTACGTTGGGGTTGAGCGGGAGGAGCATGAATGGAAAAGGATTTTCCTAGAGGCTGGGTTCAGCGATTACAGAATCACGCCGACAGCGCTGGGTTTCCAATCGGTCATCGAGGTCTTCCCCTGA
- the LOC100192597 gene encoding chaperone protein dnaJ: MAGRGGGSKSSLYAALGVASDCSDAELRSAYRKLAMKWHPDKCAGAGSSGGGADAAKARFQKIQGAYAVLSDPNKRILYDVGAYDGEGDDDGAGEILGDILEAMSQAGPAADNGKGESLEDLQRQFEELFLRPSPSSFSPNDAAGKSASKSRPAGRK; this comes from the exons ATGGCCGGACGCGGAGGAGGTAGCAAGAGTAGCCTGTACGCGGCGCTGGGCGTGGCCAGCGACTGCTCCGACGCCGAGCTGCGCAGCGCCTACCGCAAGCTCGCCATG AAATGGCACCCGGACAAGTGCGCCGGCGCAGGGAGCTCCGGCGGCGGCGCGGACGCCGCCAAGGCCAGGTTCCAGAAGATCCAGGGAGCGTACGCCG TCCTGTCGGACCCCAACAAGCGGATCCTGTATGACGTCGGGGCCTACGACGGCGAAGGCGACGATGAC GGCGCCGGGGAGATCCTCGGAGACATTCTCGAGGCCATGAGCCAGGCAGGCCCTGCCGCC GACAACGGCAAGGGGGAGAGCCTGGAGGACCTGCAGCGGCAGTTCGAGGAGCTGTTCCTGAGGCCGTCGCCGTCGTCCTTCTCGCCG AACGACGCAGCTGGGAAGTCGGCTTCCAAGAGTAGGCCTGCTGGGAGGAAATAG
- the LOC100192597 gene encoding chaperone protein dnaJ isoform X1 — MAGRGGGSKSSLYAALGVASDCSDAELRSAYRKLAMKWHPDKCAGAGSSGGGADAAKARFQKIQGAYAVLSDPNKRILYDVGAYDGEGDDDGAGEILGDILEAMSQAGPAADNGKGESLEDLQRQFEELFLRPSPSSFSPQNDAAGKSASKSRPAGRK; from the exons ATGGCCGGACGCGGAGGAGGTAGCAAGAGTAGCCTGTACGCGGCGCTGGGCGTGGCCAGCGACTGCTCCGACGCCGAGCTGCGCAGCGCCTACCGCAAGCTCGCCATG AAATGGCACCCGGACAAGTGCGCCGGCGCAGGGAGCTCCGGCGGCGGCGCGGACGCCGCCAAGGCCAGGTTCCAGAAGATCCAGGGAGCGTACGCCG TCCTGTCGGACCCCAACAAGCGGATCCTGTATGACGTCGGGGCCTACGACGGCGAAGGCGACGATGAC GGCGCCGGGGAGATCCTCGGAGACATTCTCGAGGCCATGAGCCAGGCAGGCCCTGCCGCC GACAACGGCAAGGGGGAGAGCCTGGAGGACCTGCAGCGGCAGTTCGAGGAGCTGTTCCTGAGGCCGTCGCCGTCGTCCTTCTCGCCG CAGAACGACGCAGCTGGGAAGTCGGCTTCCAAGAGTAGGCCTGCTGGGAGGAAATAG
- the LOC100192597 gene encoding chaperone protein dnaJ isoform X2 translates to MAGRGGGSKSSLYAALGVASDCSDAELRSAYRKLAMKWHPDKCAGAGSSGGGADAAKARFQKIQGAYAVLSDPNKRILYDVGAYDGEGDDDVRRRGDPRRHSRGHEPGRPCRRQRQGGEPGGPAAAVRGAVPEAVAVVLLAAERRSWEVGFQE, encoded by the exons ATGGCCGGACGCGGAGGAGGTAGCAAGAGTAGCCTGTACGCGGCGCTGGGCGTGGCCAGCGACTGCTCCGACGCCGAGCTGCGCAGCGCCTACCGCAAGCTCGCCATG AAATGGCACCCGGACAAGTGCGCCGGCGCAGGGAGCTCCGGCGGCGGCGCGGACGCCGCCAAGGCCAGGTTCCAGAAGATCCAGGGAGCGTACGCCG TCCTGTCGGACCCCAACAAGCGGATCCTGTATGACGTCGGGGCCTACGACGGCGAAGGCGACGATGACGTAC GGCGCCGGGGAGATCCTCGGAGACATTCTCGAGGCCATGAGCCAGGCAGGCCCTGCCGCC GACAACGGCAAGGGGGAGAGCCTGGAGGACCTGCAGCGGCAGTTCGAGGAGCTGTTCCTGAGGCCGTCGCCGTCGTCCTTCTCGCCG CAGAACGACGCAGCTGGGAAGTCGGCTTCCAAGAGTAG
- the LOC100192597 gene encoding chaperone protein dnaJ isoform X3 → MAGRGGGSKSSLYAALGVASDCSDAELRSAYRKLAMKWHPDKCAGAGSSGGGADAAKARFQKIQGAYAVLSDPNKRILYDVGAYDGEGDDDVRRRGDPRRHSRGHEPGRPCRRQRQGGEPGGPAAAVRGAVPEAVAVVLLAERRSWEVGFQE, encoded by the exons ATGGCCGGACGCGGAGGAGGTAGCAAGAGTAGCCTGTACGCGGCGCTGGGCGTGGCCAGCGACTGCTCCGACGCCGAGCTGCGCAGCGCCTACCGCAAGCTCGCCATG AAATGGCACCCGGACAAGTGCGCCGGCGCAGGGAGCTCCGGCGGCGGCGCGGACGCCGCCAAGGCCAGGTTCCAGAAGATCCAGGGAGCGTACGCCG TCCTGTCGGACCCCAACAAGCGGATCCTGTATGACGTCGGGGCCTACGACGGCGAAGGCGACGATGACGTAC GGCGCCGGGGAGATCCTCGGAGACATTCTCGAGGCCATGAGCCAGGCAGGCCCTGCCGCC GACAACGGCAAGGGGGAGAGCCTGGAGGACCTGCAGCGGCAGTTCGAGGAGCTGTTCCTGAGGCCGTCGCCGTCGTCCTTCTCGCCG AACGACGCAGCTGGGAAGTCGGCTTCCAAGAGTAG